A DNA window from Streptococcus parapneumoniae contains the following coding sequences:
- a CDS encoding aminopeptidase: protein MVLPNFKENLEKYANLLVANGINVQPGHTLALSIDVEQRELAHLIVKEAYALGAHEVIVQWIDDVINREKFLHAPMERLDNVPEYKIAEMNYLLENKASRLGVRSSDPGALNGVDADKLSASAKAMGFAMKPMRIATQSNKVSWTVAAAAGLEWAKKVFPNAASDEEAVDLLWDQIFKTCRVYEEDPVKAWEEHAAILKSKADMLNKEQFSSLHYTAPGTDLTLGLPKNHVWESAGAINAQGEGFLPNMPTEEVFTAPDFRRADGYVTSTKPLSYNGNTIEGIKVTFKDGQIVDITADKGDQVMKDLVFENAGARALGECALVPDPSPISQSGITFFNTLFDENASNHLAIGAAYATSVVGGAEMSEEELEAAGLNRSDVHVDFMIGSNQMDIDGIREDGTRVPLFRNGDWAN, encoded by the coding sequence ATGGTTTTACCAAATTTTAAAGAAAATCTAGAAAAATATGCGAACTTATTGGTTGCGAACGGAATCAATGTGCAACCTGGTCACACTTTGGCTCTCTCTATCGATGTGGAGCAACGCGAGTTGGCTCACTTAATCGTCAAAGAAGCTTATGCTTTGGGTGCACATGAGGTGATCGTTCAGTGGATAGATGATGTCATCAACCGTGAGAAATTCCTCCACGCACCGATGGAGCGTCTGGATAATGTGCCAGAATACAAGATTGCTGAGATGAACTATCTCTTGGAAAATAAGGCTAGCCGTCTTGGGGTTCGTTCTTCTGACCCAGGTGCCTTGAACGGAGTGGACGCTGACAAGCTTTCGGCTTCTGCTAAAGCTATGGGATTTGCTATGAAGCCAATGCGCATCGCAACGCAATCCAACAAGGTTAGCTGGACTGTAGCAGCCGCTGCTGGACTTGAGTGGGCTAAGAAAGTCTTTCCAAATGCTGCGAGCGACGAAGAAGCAGTCGATCTCCTTTGGGACCAAATCTTCAAAACTTGCCGTGTTTACGAAGAAGATCCTGTTAAGGCTTGGGAAGAGCATGCAGCTATCCTTAAGAGTAAAGCTGATATGCTCAATAAAGAACAATTTTCATCCCTTCACTACACAGCGCCAGGAACAGATTTGACACTTGGCTTGCCGAAAAACCATGTTTGGGAATCAGCTGGTGCTATCAATGCGCAAGGAGAAGGATTCTTGCCAAATATGCCGACAGAGGAAGTCTTCACAGCGCCTGACTTCCGTCGCGCAGATGGTTATGTCACTTCTACAAAACCGCTTAGCTATAACGGAAATACCATCGAAGGTATTAAGGTAACCTTTAAGGATGGACAAATCGTTGACATCACTGCTGATAAGGGCGATCAAGTCATGAAAGACCTTGTCTTTGAAAATGCGGGTGCGCGTGCCTTGGGTGAGTGTGCCTTGGTACCAGATCCAAGCCCAATTTCTCAGTCAGGCATTACCTTTTTCAACACGCTTTTTGATGAGAATGCTTCAAACCACTTGGCTATCGGTGCAGCCTATGCAACTAGCGTTGTTGGTGGAGCGGAGATGAGCGAAGAGGAGCTTGAAGCTGCGGGGCTTAACCGTTCAGATGTTCACGTAGACTTTATGATTGGTTCTAACCAAATGGATATCGATGGTATCCGTGAGGACGGGACACGTGTACCACTCTTCCGTAACGGAGATTGGGCAAATTAA
- a CDS encoding PolC-type DNA polymerase III, translating into MSNSFEILMNQLGMPAEMRQAPVLSQADIERVVVHKISKVWEFHFVFSNILPIEIFLELKKGLREEFSKTGNKAVFEIKARSQEFSNQLLQSYYREAFSEEPCASQGFKSLYQNLQVRAEGNQLFIEGSEAIDKEYFKKNHLPNLAKQLEKFGFPTFNCQVEKNDVLTQEQEEAFHAKNEQIVQVANEEALRAMEQLEQMAPPPAEEKPAFDFQAKKAAAKPKLDKAEITPMIEVTTEENRLVFEGVVFDVEQKVTRTGRVLINFKMTDYTSSFSMQKWVKNEEEAQKFDLIKKNSWLRVRGNVEMNNFTRDLTMNVQDVQEVVHYERKDLMPEGERRVEFHAHTNMSTMDALPEVEEIVATAAKWGHKAVAITDHGNVQSFPHGYKAAKKAGIQLIYGMEANIVEDRVPIVYNEVEMDLSEATYVVFDVETTGLSAIYNDLIQVAASKMYKGNVIAEFDEFINPGHPLSAFTTELTGITDDHVKNAKPLEQVLQEFQEFCKDTVLVAHNATFDVGFMNANYERHGLPKISQPVIDTLEFARNLYPEYKRHGLGPLTKRFGVALEHHHMANYDAEATGRLLFIFIKEVAEKHGVSDLDRLNIDLISPDSYKKARIKHATIYVKNQIGLKNIFKLVSLSNTKYFEGVPRIPRTVLDAHREGLILGSACSEGEVFDAVVSQGVDAAIEVAKYYDFIEVMPPAIYAPLIAKEQVKDMEELQTIIKSLIEVGDRLGKPVLATGNVHYIEPEEEIYREIIVRSLGQGAMINRTIGHGEHAQPAPLPKAHFRTTNEMLDEFAFLGEELARKLVIENTNALADIFEPVEVVKGDLYTPFIDKAEETVAELTYKKAFEIYGNPLPDIVDLRIEKELTSILGNGFAVIYLASQMLVQRSNERGYLVGSRGSVGSSFVATMIGITEVNPLSPHYVCGQCQYSEFITDGSYGSGFDMPNKDCPNCGHKLSKNGQDIPFETFLGFDGDKVPDIDLNFSGEDQPSAHLDVRDIFGEEYAFRAGTVGTVAAKTAYGFVKGYERDYGKFYRDAEVERLAQGAAGVKRTTGQHPGGIVVIPNYMDVYDFTPVQYPADDVTAEWQTTHFNFHDIDENVLKLDVLGHDDPTMIRKLQDLSGIDPNEIPMDDEGVMALFSGTDVLGVTPEQIGTPTGMLGIPEFGTNFVRGMVDETHPTTFAELLQLSGLSHGTDVWLGNAQDLIKQGIADLSTVIGCRDDIMVYLMHAGLEPKMAFTIMERVRKGLWLKISEEERNDYIEAMKANKVPEWYIESCGKIKYMFPKAHAAAYVMMALRVAYFKVHHPIYYYCAYFSIRAKAFDIKTMGAGLDAIKRRMEEISEKRKNNEASNVEIDLYTTLEIVNEMWERGFKFGKLDLYRSQATEFLIDGDTLIPPFVAMDGLGDNVAKQLVRAREEGEFLSKTELRKRGGLSSTLVEKMDEMGILGNMPEDNQLSLFDELF; encoded by the coding sequence ATGTCAAATAGTTTTGAAATTTTGATGAATCAACTGGGGATGCCTGCTGAAATGAGACAGGCTCCTGTTTTATCACAGGCTGATATTGAGCGAGTTGTGGTTCATAAAATTAGTAAGGTATGGGAGTTTCATTTCGTATTTTCTAATATTTTACCGATTGAAATCTTTTTAGAATTAAAGAAAGGCTTGAGGGAAGAATTTTCTAAGACAGGCAATAAAGCTGTTTTCGAAATCAAGGCTCGGTCTCAAGAATTTTCAAATCAGCTCTTGCAGTCCTACTATAGAGAGGCTTTTTCTGAGGAGCCATGTGCTAGTCAAGGATTTAAATCTCTTTATCAAAATCTGCAAGTTCGTGCTGAAGGCAATCAACTATTTATTGAGGGCTCTGAGGCTATTGATAAGGAATATTTTAAGAAGAATCATCTTCCTAATTTAGCTAAACAACTTGAAAAGTTTGGTTTTCCAACTTTTAATTGTCAAGTCGAGAAGAATGATGTGCTGACCCAAGAGCAGGAAGAGGCCTTTCATGCTAAAAATGAGCAGATTGTTCAAGTGGCCAATGAGGAAGCGCTCCGTGCTATGGAACAACTAGAACAGATGGCACCTCCTCCAGCGGAAGAGAAACCAGCCTTTGATTTTCAAGCGAAAAAAGCTGCAGCTAAACCCAAGCTAGATAAGGCAGAGATTACTCCTATGATAGAAGTGACGACGGAGGAAAATCGTCTGGTCTTTGAAGGGGTTGTTTTTGATGTGGAGCAAAAAGTGACCAGAACAGGGCGTGTTTTGATCAACTTTAAAATGACGGACTACACTTCAAGTTTTTCTATGCAAAAGTGGGTTAAAAATGAGGAAGAGGCTCAGAAATTTGATCTCATCAAGAAAAATTCTTGGCTCCGAGTTCGTGGGAATGTGGAGATGAATAACTTCACACGCGATTTGACTATGAATGTGCAGGATGTGCAGGAAGTTGTTCACTATGAGCGGAAGGATTTGATGCCAGAAGGTGAGCGCCGGGTTGAGTTTCATGCCCATACTAACATGTCGACCATGGATGCTCTACCAGAGGTTGAAGAAATCGTTGCGACAGCTGCTAAGTGGGGACATAAGGCGGTTGCCATCACGGACCACGGGAATGTCCAGTCCTTCCCACATGGCTATAAGGCGGCTAAGAAAGCGGGAATCCAGCTGATCTATGGTATGGAAGCCAATATCGTGGAGGACCGTGTCCCTATCGTCTACAACGAAGTGGAGATGGACTTGTCGGAAGCAACCTATGTGGTCTTTGACGTGGAAACGACAGGACTTTCAGCTATCTATAATGATTTGATTCAGGTTGCGGCTTCTAAGATGTACAAGGGGAATGTCATTGCTGAATTTGATGAATTTATCAATCCTGGTCATCCCTTGTCAGCTTTTACTACTGAGTTGACTGGAATTACAGATGACCATGTCAAAAATGCCAAACCACTAGAACAAGTTTTGCAAGAATTCCAAGAATTTTGCAAGGATACGGTCCTAGTTGCCCACAATGCGACCTTTGACGTTGGCTTTATGAATGCCAATTATGAGCGTCATGGTCTGCCAAAGATTAGTCAGCCAGTGATTGATACGCTTGAGTTTGCTCGAAACCTCTATCCTGAGTACAAACGTCATGGTTTGGGACCTTTGACTAAGCGTTTTGGTGTAGCACTTGAACACCACCACATGGCCAACTACGATGCGGAAGCTACTGGTCGTCTGCTTTTCATCTTTATCAAAGAGGTGGCAGAAAAACATGGTGTGTCCGACTTGGATAGACTAAACATTGATTTGATTAGTCCAGACTCTTATAAAAAAGCTCGGATCAAGCATGCGACCATTTATGTCAAGAATCAGATAGGTCTAAAAAATATCTTTAAGCTGGTTTCTTTATCCAATACCAAGTACTTTGAAGGGGTACCACGGATTCCAAGAACGGTTCTAGATGCCCATCGGGAAGGTTTGATTTTAGGTTCAGCTTGCTCTGAAGGTGAAGTTTTTGATGCAGTCGTTTCCCAGGGTGTGGATGCGGCGATTGAGGTGGCCAAGTATTATGACTTTATCGAGGTCATGCCACCAGCTATCTATGCTCCCTTGATTGCCAAGGAGCAGGTCAAGGATATGGAAGAACTCCAGACCATTATCAAAAGTTTAATAGAGGTGGGAGACCGCCTTGGCAAGCCCGTTCTGGCTACGGGGAATGTCCACTATATCGAACCAGAAGAAGAGATTTACCGTGAAATTATCGTCCGTAGTTTGGGACAGGGTGCGATGATTAACCGAACTATCGGTCATGGGGAACATGCTCAACCAGCACCTCTTCCCAAGGCTCATTTTAGAACGACCAATGAAATGTTAGATGAATTTGCCTTTTTGGGAGAAGAACTAGCTCGTAAACTGGTTATTGAAAACACCAATGCCTTGGCAGATATCTTTGAACCTGTTGAGGTTGTTAAGGGGGACTTGTATACGCCTTTCATCGACAAGGCGGAAGAAACGGTTGCTGAGTTGACCTATAAGAAAGCTTTCGAGATTTATGGAAATCCACTGCCAGATATTGTCGATTTGCGGATTGAAAAAGAATTAACATCCATACTGGGGAATGGATTTGCTGTAATCTATCTAGCTTCCCAGATGTTGGTGCAACGCTCCAATGAACGGGGTTACTTGGTTGGTTCTCGTGGGTCTGTCGGATCTAGTTTCGTTGCGACTATGATTGGGATTACAGAGGTCAATCCTCTCTCTCCTCACTATGTCTGTGGTCAGTGTCAGTACAGTGAGTTTATCACCGATGGATCTTACGGTTCAGGTTTTGATATGCCCAATAAGGACTGTCCAAACTGTGGTCACAAACTCAGTAAAAATGGGCAGGATATTCCATTTGAGACCTTCCTTGGTTTTGATGGAGACAAGGTTCCTGATATTGACTTGAACTTCTCGGGAGAAGATCAACCTAGCGCCCACTTGGATGTACGCGATATTTTTGGTGAGGAATATGCCTTCCGTGCAGGAACGGTTGGTACGGTGGCTGCCAAGACTGCCTATGGATTTGTAAAGGGCTACGAGCGAGATTATGGCAAGTTTTATCGTGATGCAGAGGTGGAACGTCTTGCTCAAGGTGCTGCTGGTGTCAAGCGGACAACAGGACAACACCCGGGGGGAATCGTTGTTATTCCTAACTACATGGATGTCTATGATTTTACGCCTGTCCAGTATCCAGCAGATGACGTGACGGCTGAATGGCAGACCACTCACTTTAACTTCCATGATATTGATGAGAACGTCCTTAAACTTGATGTACTGGGACATGATGATCCTACCATGATTCGAAAACTCCAGGACTTGTCTGGGATTGATCCTAATGAAATTCCTATGGATGACGAAGGCGTGATGGCCCTCTTTTCTGGAACTGATGTGCTAGGGGTAACCCCTGAACAAATCGGAACGCCGACAGGTATGCTGGGGATTCCAGAATTTGGAACCAACTTTGTACGTGGGATGGTAGATGAGACGCATCCGACGACTTTTGCGGAGTTGCTTCAGCTGTCTGGTCTGTCCCACGGTACGGATGTCTGGTTGGGGAATGCTCAGGATCTGATTAAGCAAGGAATAGCGGACCTATCGACTGTTATCGGTTGTCGGGACGACATCATGGTTTACCTCATGCATGCGGGTCTGGAACCTAAGATGGCCTTTACCATTATGGAACGGGTACGTAAGGGTTTGTGGCTAAAGATTTCAGAAGAGGAGAGAAATGACTATATCGAAGCCATGAAGGCCAATAAGGTGCCAGAGTGGTATATCGAATCCTGTGGGAAAATTAAGTACATGTTCCCTAAAGCCCATGCGGCAGCCTACGTTATGATGGCCTTGCGTGTAGCTTACTTCAAGGTTCATCATCCCATTTATTACTACTGTGCTTACTTCTCAATCCGTGCTAAGGCTTTTGATATCAAGACCATGGGTGCGGGCTTGGATGCCATCAAACGCAGAATGGAAGAAATCTCTGAAAAACGGAAGAACAATGAAGCCTCTAATGTAGAAATTGATCTTTATACAACTCTTGAGATTGTCAATGAGATGTGGGAGCGTGGTTTCAAGTTTGGAAAACTCGATCTCTATCGTAGTCAGGCAACAGAGTTCCTTATCGATGGGGATACCCTCATTCCGCCTTTTGTAGCAATGGATGGTCTGGGAGATAACGTTGCTAAGCAGTTGGTGCGAGCGCGTGAAGAGGGAGAATTCCTCTCTAAAACAGAACTACGCAAGCGTGGAGGGCTCTCATCAACCTTGGTTGAAAAGATGGATGAGATGGGGATTCTCGGCAATATGCCAGAGGATAACCAGTTGAGTTTGTTTGATGAGTTGTTTTAA
- the fusA gene encoding elongation factor G: MAREFSLEKTRNIGIMAHVDAGKTTTTERILYYTGKIHKIGETHEGASQMDWMEQEQERGITITSAATTAQWNNHRVNIIDTPGHVDFTIEVQRSLRVLDGAVTVLDSQSGVEPQTETVWRQATEYGVPRIVFANKMDKIGADFLYSVSTLHDRLQANAHPIQLPIGSEDDFRGIIDLIKMKAEIYTNDLGTDILEEDIPAEYLDQAQEYREKLIEAVAETDEELMMKYLEGEEITNEELKAGIRKATINVEFFPVLCGSAFKNKGVQLMLDAVIDYLPSPLDIPAIKGINPDTDAEETRPASDEEPFAALAFKIMTDPFVGRLTFFRVYSGVLQSGSYVLNTSKGKRERIGRILQMHANSRQEIDTVYSGDIAAAVGLKDTTTGDSLTDEKAKIILESINVPEPVIQLMVEPKSKADQDKMGIALQKLAEEDPTFRVETNVETGETVISGMGELHLDVLVDRMRREFKVEANVGAPQVSYRETFRASTQARGFFKRQSGGKGQFGDVWIEFTPNEEGKGFEFENAIVGGVVPREFIPAVEKGLVESMANGVLAGYPMVDVKAKLYDGSYHDVDSSETAFKIAASLALKEAAKSAQPAILEPMMLVTITVPEENLGDVMGHVTARRGRVDGMEAHGNSQIVRAYVPLAEMFGYATVLRSASQGRGTFMMVFDHYEDVPKSVQEEIIKKNKGED, encoded by the coding sequence ATGGCACGCGAATTTTCACTTGAAAAAACTCGTAATATCGGTATCATGGCTCACGTCGATGCTGGTAAAACAACTACAACTGAGCGTATCCTTTACTACACTGGTAAAATCCACAAAATCGGTGAAACTCACGAAGGTGCGTCACAAATGGACTGGATGGAGCAAGAGCAAGAGCGTGGTATCACTATCACATCTGCTGCGACAACAGCTCAATGGAACAACCACCGCGTAAACATCATCGACACACCAGGACACGTGGACTTCACAATCGAAGTACAACGTTCTCTTCGTGTATTGGATGGTGCGGTTACCGTTCTTGACTCACAATCAGGTGTTGAGCCTCAAACTGAAACAGTTTGGCGTCAAGCAACTGAGTATGGAGTTCCACGTATCGTATTTGCCAACAAAATGGACAAAATCGGTGCTGACTTCCTTTACTCTGTAAGCACACTTCACGATCGTCTTCAAGCAAATGCACACCCAATCCAATTGCCAATCGGTTCTGAAGATGACTTCCGTGGTATCATCGACTTGATTAAGATGAAAGCTGAAATCTATACGAACGACCTTGGTACAGATATCCTTGAAGAAGACATCCCAGCTGAATACCTTGACCAAGCTCAAGAATACCGTGAAAAATTGATTGAAGCAGTTGCTGAAACTGACGAAGAATTGATGATGAAATACCTCGAAGGTGAAGAAATCACTAACGAAGAATTGAAAGCTGGTATCCGTAAAGCAACTATCAACGTTGAATTCTTCCCAGTATTGTGTGGTTCTGCCTTCAAAAACAAAGGTGTTCAATTGATGCTTGATGCGGTTATTGACTACCTTCCAAGCCCACTTGACATCCCAGCGATCAAAGGTATTAACCCAGATACAGACGCTGAAGAAACTCGTCCAGCCTCTGACGAAGAGCCATTTGCAGCTCTTGCCTTCAAGATCATGACTGACCCATTCGTAGGTCGTTTGACATTCTTCCGTGTTTACTCAGGTGTGCTTCAATCAGGTTCTTACGTATTGAACACTTCTAAAGGTAAACGTGAACGTATCGGACGTATCCTTCAAATGCACGCTAACAGCCGTCAAGAAATCGACACTGTTTACTCAGGTGATATTGCTGCTGCCGTTGGTTTGAAAGATACTACAACTGGTGACTCATTGACAGATGAAAAAGCTAAAATCATCCTTGAGTCAATCAACGTTCCAGAACCAGTTATCCAATTGATGGTTGAGCCAAAATCTAAAGCTGACCAAGACAAGATGGGTATCGCCCTTCAAAAATTGGCTGAAGAAGATCCAACATTCCGCGTTGAAACAAACGTTGAAACTGGTGAAACAGTTATCTCTGGTATGGGTGAGCTTCACCTTGACGTCCTTGTTGACCGTATGCGTCGTGAGTTCAAAGTTGAAGCGAACGTAGGTGCTCCTCAAGTATCTTACCGTGAAACATTCCGCGCTTCTACTCAAGCACGTGGATTCTTCAAACGTCAGTCTGGTGGTAAAGGTCAATTTGGTGATGTATGGATTGAATTTACTCCAAACGAAGAAGGTAAAGGATTCGAATTCGAAAACGCAATCGTCGGTGGTGTGGTTCCTCGTGAATTTATCCCAGCGGTTGAAAAAGGTTTGGTAGAATCTATGGCTAACGGTGTTCTTGCAGGTTACCCAATGGTTGACGTTAAAGCTAAGCTTTACGATGGTTCATACCACGATGTCGACTCATCTGAAACTGCCTTCAAGATCGCGGCTTCACTTGCCCTTAAAGAAGCTGCTAAATCAGCACAACCAGCTATCCTTGAACCAATGATGCTTGTAACTATCACTGTTCCAGAAGAAAACCTTGGTGATGTTATGGGTCACGTAACTGCTCGTCGTGGACGTGTAGATGGTATGGAAGCACATGGTAACAGCCAAATCGTTCGTGCTTACGTTCCACTTGCTGAAATGTTCGGTTACGCAACAGTTCTTCGTTCTGCATCTCAAGGACGTGGTACATTCATGATGGTATTTGACCACTACGAAGATGTACCTAAGTCAGTACAAGAAGAAATCATTAAGAAAAACAAAGGTGAAGACTAA
- the rpsG gene encoding 30S ribosomal protein S7 encodes MSRKNRAPKRDVLPDPLYNSQLVTRLINRVMLDGKRGTAASIVYGAFEQIKEATGNDALEVFETAMENIMPVLEVRARRVGGSNYQVPVEVRPERRTTLGLRWLVTIARLRGEHTMQDRLAKEILDAANNTGAAVKKREDTHRMAEANRAFAHFRW; translated from the coding sequence ATGAGTCGTAAAAATAGAGCTCCAAAACGTGACGTATTGCCAGATCCGCTTTACAATTCACAACTAGTTACTCGTCTTATCAACCGCGTTATGCTTGACGGTAAACGTGGTACAGCTGCTTCAATCGTTTACGGTGCTTTTGAGCAAATCAAAGAAGCTACTGGCAACGATGCACTTGAAGTATTTGAAACAGCTATGGAAAACATCATGCCTGTACTTGAAGTACGTGCACGCCGTGTTGGTGGTTCTAACTACCAAGTCCCAGTTGAAGTTCGTCCAGAACGTCGTACAACACTTGGACTTCGTTGGTTGGTAACAATCGCTCGTCTTCGTGGTGAACACACAATGCAAGACCGTCTTGCAAAAGAAATCTTGGATGCTGCTAACAACACTGGTGCAGCTGTTAAGAAACGTGAAGACACTCACCGTATGGCTGAAGCTAACCGTGCATTCGCACACTTCCGTTGGTAA
- the rpsL gene encoding 30S ribosomal protein S12, with product MPTINQLVRKPRKSKVEKSKSPALNVGYNSHKKVQTNVSSPQKRGVATRVGTMTPKKPNSALRKFARVRLSNLIEVTAYIPGIGHNLQEHSVVLLRGGRVKDLPGVRYHIVRGALDTAGVNDRKQGRSKYGTKRPKA from the coding sequence ATGCCTACAATTAACCAATTGGTTCGCAAACCGCGTAAATCAAAAGTAGAAAAATCTAAATCACCAGCTTTGAACGTTGGTTACAACAGTCATAAAAAAGTTCAAACAAACGTTTCTTCACCACAAAAACGTGGTGTTGCAACTCGTGTTGGAACAATGACACCTAAAAAACCTAACTCAGCCCTTCGTAAATTCGCTCGTGTACGTTTGAGCAACCTTATCGAAGTTACTGCCTACATCCCAGGTATCGGACACAACTTGCAAGAGCACAGCGTGGTGCTTCTTCGTGGTGGACGTGTAAAAGACCTTCCAGGGGTACGTTACCATATCGTCCGTGGTGCACTTGATACTGCAGGTGTTAACGATCGTAAACAAGGCCGTTCTAAATACGGTACTAAACGTCCAAAAGCATAA